One window of Camelina sativa cultivar DH55 chromosome 4, Cs, whole genome shotgun sequence genomic DNA carries:
- the LOC104779424 gene encoding uncharacterized protein LOC104779424, which translates to MLGAGFQLTRGRHGEDPFYCSAKSRRANHQRIDDDVSNVPASAPPSKDYLSDSQHLLPSSASGSNLQRFLDSVTPSVPAQYLSKTSLRERRADDAAAAAVPYFVLGDIWESFAEWSAYGTGVPLVLNNNNNKEDRVIQYYVPSLSAIQIYAHSHHHPFNSSLQPRRPGDSSDSDFRDSSSDVSSDSDSERVSASLHHISLTDQLHEDSSSDDGGEPLSSQGRLIFDYLERDLPYIREPLADKVFDLAAQFPELKTLKSCDLLPSSWFSVAWYPIYRIPTGPTLKDLDACFLTYHSLHTPSGGEDSAQPRESEKMSLPVFGLASYKLRGSLWTPDGGSEHQLVNSLFQAADKWLRCYHVSHPDFLFFCRR; encoded by the exons ATGTTGGGGGCTGGGTTTCAGTTGACGCGTGGGCGACACGGCGAGGATCCTTTCTACTGTTCCGCAAAATCTCGCAGGGCCAATCATCAGCGCATCGACGACGACGTCTCTAATGTCCCCGCCTCTGCTCCTCCTTCCAAGGATTACCTCAGCGATTCTCAACATTTACTCCCCTCCTCCGCTTCTGGTAGTAATCTTCAACGGTTTTTAGACTCCGTCACACCATCCGTTCCCGCCCAGTATCTCTCtaag ACATCGCTACGGGAAAGAAGAGCCGatgatgctgctgctgctgctgtgcCTTACTTTGTGCTTGGAGATATTTGGGAATCATTTGCTGAGTGGAGTGCTTACGGCACCGGAGTGCCtcttgttttgaataacaacaacaacaaggaggATCGTGTTATCCAATACTATGTCCCTTCTTTGTCAGCCATTCAAATCTATGctcattctcatcatcatccctTTAATTCCTCTCTTCAGCCAAG GCGTCCAGGTGATAGTAGCGACAGCGATTTCCGGGATTCAAGTAGCGATGTCAGCAGCGATAGTGATTCTGAACGTGTTTCTGCTAGTCTGCACCATATCTCATTGACAGATCAACTTCACGAAGATTCATCCAGTGACGACGGGGGCGAACCTTTAAGCTCTCAGGGTCGTTTGATCTTTGATTATCTTGAAAGAGACCTTCCTTACATCCGCGAACCTTTGGCTGATAAG GTTTTTGACCTCGCAGCCCAGTTTCCCGAGCTGAAGACGTTGAAAAGCTGTGACTTACTTCCGTCAAGCTGGTTCTCTGTGGCATG GTACCCAATTTATAGAATACCCACAGGACCTACACTCAAGGACCTGGATGCTTGTTTCTTGACGTACCATTCCCTACACACACCGTCTGGAG GTGAAGATAGTGCACAACCAAGGGAGAGTGAGAAGATGTCATTGCCTGTATTTGGGCTTGCTTCATACAAGCTAAGAGGTTCTTTATGGACGCCCGATGGGGGTTCAGAGCACCAGCTCGTGAACTCTCTGTTCCAAGCGGCTGACAAGTGGCTGCGTTGTTATCATGTCAGCCACCCtgatttcctcttcttctgccGCCGTTGA